One window from the genome of Balaenoptera musculus isolate JJ_BM4_2016_0621 chromosome 3, mBalMus1.pri.v3, whole genome shotgun sequence encodes:
- the TICAM1 gene encoding TIR domain-containing adapter molecule 1 yields the protein MASTGPSLSGAFDILGAAGQDKLLYLKHKLKTLRPGCRGADLLHAMVLLKLGQETEARISLEALKADAVAKLVARQWAGVDSTEAPEEPPDVSRAVARLYHLLAEERLCPAPMREEAYRAAIRAFRSRDDPQLGELQEEARDRCGWEVLRDLEGIQTLHSDLGCLLPSSASPSGTRSHPRPIEDLSDWSRGHSLRSTGSPASLASNLEISQSPTMALLSSHHSPHGPSKLCDKPRPSPVPEPAPMGCQEPEEMSWPPSVEAARPPARPNSPAPRLPEVAADACPTSLHDPPEAPKTSTRHPVECTDVPAAPKSLPSPSRNACPVADQSPIQLSEEDTTYPSAQPRPPTPSTPKTSPPFSSPSTPPKAHPTVSKPGPPPPELESPEQKFYNFVVLHAGADEHIALRVRERLEALGVRDGATFCEDFQVPGRGELHCLQDALDHSAFTILLLTSNFDCRLSQHQANQSLMSSLTRHGWQDCVIPFLPLESSLTQLSPSTTSLLNALVWLDEHSPIFAKRVANTFKSQKLRARKAKWRKEQDIRALQEQSKHLEGEWQQAAAWSAAHSAYLHNYLSYQTQMEKLQVAFGNYMPFETQLPSVPQMPFGGPGTLGAPPPPFPTRPGHQPPLLPPWLAGMPPPAFPQPPVAFPQPQAFPQPPDFPQTSPVHSQGLQPLIIHHAQMVQLGLNNHMWNQRGMQAPEDKTPETE from the coding sequence ATGGCCAGCACAGGCCCGTCCCTTTCTGGCGCCTTTGACATTCTAGGCGCGGCGGGCCAGGATAAGCTCTTGTATCTTAAGCACAAACTGAAGACCCTGCGGCCAGGCTGCCGGGGGGCGGACCTCCTGCATGCCATGGTGCTCCTAAAGCTGGGCCAGGAGACCGAGGCCAGGATCTCCCTGGAGGCCCTGAAGGCAGACGCTGTGGCGAAGCTGGTGGCCCGCCAGTGGGCTGGTGTGGACAGCACTGAGGCCCCAGAGGAGCCCCCAGACGTGTCCCGGGCCGTTGCCAGGCTGTACCACCTTCTTGCCGAGGAGAGGCTGTGTCCAGCGCCAATGCGGGAGGAGGCCTACCGCGCAGCCATCCGTGCTTTCAGGTCCAGGGACGACCCCCAGCTGGGGGAGCTCCAGGAAGAGGCACGAGACCGGTGCGGATGGGAGGTCCTTAGGGACCTGGAGGGCATCCAAACTCTCCACTCCGATCTGGGGTGCCTCCTGCCGTCCTCGGCATCACCCTCCGGGACCCGCAGCCATCCGCGGCCCATCGAGGACCTTTCGGACTGGAGCAGAGGGCATTCCCTGAGATCCACCGGCAGCCCCGCCTCCCTGGCCAGCAACTTGGAAATTAGCCAGTCGCCCACCATGGCCCTCCTCAGCAGTCACCACAGCCCCCACGGGCCCAGCAAGCTGTGTGACAAGCCCCGGCCCAGCCCAGTGCCCGAGCCTGCCCCTATGGGCTGCCAGGAGCCCGAGGAGATGAGCTGGCCCCCATCAGTGGAGGCTGCCAGGCCCCCGGCGCGGCCAAACAGCCCAGCCCCCAGGCTTCCCGAGGTGGCCGCAGATGCATGCCCCACCAGCCTGCACGACCCCCCGGAAGCTCCGAAAACCAGCACTCGCCACCCGGTGGAGTGCACGGATGTGCCAGCAGCTCCCAAATCTCTCCCCTCGCCTTCCAGAAACGCCTGCCCTGTCGCGGATCAGTCGCCAATCCAACTTTCAGAGGAAGACACCACTTACCCGTCGGCTCAGCCACGCCCACCGACTCCATCGACCCCCAAAACGTCCCCTCCCTTTTCGTCTCCATCGACCCCTCCTAAGGCTCACCCTACCGTCTCGAAGCCGGGGCCCCCTCCTCCTGAGCTGGAGTCGCCAGAGCAGAAATTCTATAACTTTGTGGTGCTGCACGCTGGCGCTGACGAGCACATCGCGCTGCGCGTGCGCGAGAGGCTGGAGGCCCTGGGCGTGCGCGACGGCGCCACGTTCTGCGAAGATTTCCAGGTGCCAGGGCGCGGCGAGCTGCACTGCCTGCAGGACGCCTTAGACCACTCGGCCTTCACCATCCTGTTGCTCACCTCCAACTTCGACTGCCGGCTGAGCCAGCACCAGGCGAACCAGTCTCTGATGAGCAGCCTCACGCGGCACGGGTGGCAGGATTGCGTgatccccttcctgcccctggagAGTTCCCTGACCCAGCTCAGCCCCAGCACGACCAGCCTGCTCAACGCCCTGGTGTGGCTGGACGAGCACTCCCCGATCTTCGCGAAGAGGGTGGCCAACACCTTCAAGTCCCAGAAGCTGCGGGCCCGCAAGGCCAAGTGGAGGAAGGAACAGGATATCCGGGCCCTGCAGGAGCAGAGCAAACACCTGGAGGGTGAGTGGCAGCAGGCAGCCGCGTGGAGTGCCGCGCACTCGGCTTACCTCCATAACTACCTGTCGTACCAGACGCAGATGGAGAAGCTCCAGGTAGCTTTCGGGAACTACATGCCATTTGAGACTCAGCTGCCTTCTGTGCCTCAGATGCCCTTTGGGGGACCGGGGACCCTGGGAGCCCCACCACCACCCTTTCCCACGCGGCCGGGCCATCAGCCGCCGCTCCTGCCTCCTTGGCTGGCGGGCATGCCCCCACCGGCCTTCCCGCAGCCCCCGGTGGCTTTCCCGCAGCCCCAGGCCTTCCCGCAGCCCCCGGACTTCCCACAGACTTCACCCGTGCACTCTCAGGGGCTGCAGCCCCTCATCATACACCATGCGCAGATGGTACAACTGGGACTCAACAACCACATGTGGAACCAGAGAGGGATGCAGGCGCCCGAGGACAAGACGCCGGAAACGGAATGA